In one window of Leptospira sp. GIMC2001 DNA:
- a CDS encoding PP2C family protein-serine/threonine phosphatase, which translates to MVFGQLIKIKKKTSDFIFYFILFNSLLTIPISIFALFLFSNYHTTLVENSQELLLAKAKAVAASLENSIKDRVYPSNKAKEFINVKIQPQGKIFNQQTFQLIRNNDRIEFEYLRENNSQLEIWRFNGEFLVDKLLDSEHITNQETVFVQNQFNTVGISSLIEEDFQISPNWQKIILTADTFGLMSLFSKESKGFFVVSSKMPTLPFNVILLRSRNDISNSVLQGLIKLALSFLLIITLVSTISFFFAKNIDNTRSEQRKLYSFVNNLPIGAILVDKELNPLISNIIIESIQRDEKDFWNQVIREAQFRIQNSKSNILKQVWEIQNEKTWEITLSPWYGDLDIAEGYSFILRDLTAKKIMFEHEMQMAKAIQEEYLPNDEETFEGLSFKVYYKPYYQVGGDYYDFIQLDRNRYLFVMADVIGHGLQAAMMMTVVKVLFLQITATHNDPKDILIQLSHSIKTSLPPGKAIVPLHFLIIDTSSKVIEYANAGHPGLIYQEFSNPELLESYDTLNPVIGFMPFTNPKIVSFKYESKSRFFLYTDGLMDVRNSHFESFSINRIEKFLKENCHLNPEVLSKELENELINFADGEKFPDDITWFVIDTE; encoded by the coding sequence ATGGTTTTTGGTCAATTGATTAAAATTAAAAAGAAAACATCTGATTTCATCTTCTATTTTATATTATTCAATTCTCTACTAACAATTCCAATTTCCATTTTTGCACTTTTTTTATTCAGTAACTATCATACTACTTTAGTAGAAAATTCACAAGAACTACTTTTAGCTAAGGCAAAGGCTGTTGCAGCAAGCCTTGAGAACTCGATCAAAGACAGAGTATACCCGAGCAATAAAGCAAAAGAATTCATCAATGTTAAAATCCAACCGCAAGGTAAAATTTTCAATCAGCAAACATTTCAGTTAATTCGAAACAACGATAGAATTGAATTCGAGTATCTTAGAGAGAACAACAGTCAATTGGAAATCTGGAGATTCAATGGAGAATTCTTAGTCGATAAATTGTTGGATTCTGAACATATAACCAATCAAGAGACAGTTTTTGTTCAGAATCAGTTTAATACTGTAGGAATTTCAAGCCTAATAGAAGAGGACTTTCAAATCAGTCCGAATTGGCAGAAAATTATACTAACAGCTGATACATTCGGACTTATGTCTTTATTTAGCAAAGAAAGTAAAGGTTTTTTCGTTGTCTCATCCAAGATGCCTACATTGCCCTTTAATGTAATCTTACTTCGCTCAAGAAATGATATTTCCAATTCTGTTTTGCAGGGATTGATAAAACTTGCCTTGAGTTTCTTATTGATAATAACCCTTGTATCAACAATCTCTTTCTTCTTTGCAAAAAATATTGACAATACAAGAAGCGAACAACGTAAACTCTATTCATTTGTAAACAATCTACCTATCGGTGCGATTCTTGTAGACAAAGAACTCAATCCATTAATATCGAATATTATAATAGAATCTATTCAGAGAGATGAAAAAGATTTCTGGAATCAAGTGATTCGTGAAGCACAATTTCGAATTCAAAATTCCAAATCCAATATTCTGAAGCAGGTATGGGAGATTCAAAATGAGAAAACTTGGGAGATTACACTATCGCCTTGGTATGGAGATCTTGATATCGCCGAGGGTTATTCTTTTATATTAAGAGATTTAACTGCAAAAAAAATCATGTTCGAACATGAGATGCAGATGGCGAAAGCAATCCAAGAAGAATATCTACCCAATGATGAAGAAACATTTGAAGGATTGAGTTTCAAAGTATATTATAAGCCATACTATCAGGTTGGTGGAGACTATTATGATTTTATCCAACTGGATCGGAATCGTTATTTGTTTGTTATGGCAGATGTGATTGGACATGGTTTGCAAGCAGCAATGATGATGACAGTTGTAAAAGTTTTATTTTTGCAGATTACTGCTACCCATAATGATCCGAAAGATATTTTGATTCAACTCAGCCATAGCATCAAAACAAGTCTACCTCCTGGCAAAGCGATTGTCCCTCTCCATTTCTTGATTATTGATACATCGTCAAAGGTAATCGAATATGCAAATGCTGGACATCCAGGTTTGATCTATCAGGAATTTTCTAATCCTGAATTATTAGAAAGTTATGATACTCTAAATCCAGTAATTGGATTTATGCCATTCACGAATCCGAAAATTGTCTCTTTCAAATACGAATCCAAATCAAGATTCTTTTTATATACTGATGGCCTCATGGATGTTAGAAATTCTCATTTTGAATCATTCTCAATTAATAGAATCGAAAAATTTCTAAAAGAGAATTGTCACCTAAATCCTGAGGTCCTATCTAAAGAGCTTGAAAATGAACTTATTAATTTTGCTGATGGAGAGAAATTCCCCGATGATATTACTTGGTTCGTAATTGATACAGAATAA
- the mnmE gene encoding tRNA uridine-5-carboxymethylaminomethyl(34) synthesis GTPase MnmE: protein MSDTITAISTAPGMGAIGIVRISGPATLTISSQFLYYNNSPLTQERIRKSSRQSLFCEFRNDSVLIDKIIYTFYPNPNSFTGEDVAEFHFHGNPILLRQVIDLFVTEGIRPAAPGEFTKRAFLNGKMDLTEAEAIGRLIHSRSRFELELSQKNLFGDLHKLTSRLRSELIGIKAECEAEIDFSTEDLTFESLEERRERIVKIQTLCSNILVKSSKADNLISKSRVVLFGEPNVGKSSLMNQLLGQDRSIISDIPGTTRDYISEDMSISGIPIQLVDTAGIRETNDSIEKLGINQSLREAENANLKLFILDSSKPMNLDQWMETNRLYLTSSILVINKVDISHTSWKEENLFERLKLILVDNGNLNGIIELSCKTGQGVDQLIRLIEERLSDSSLTEEYVMLEDRHKYHFQQIVSALSRANDLIINQAPAEIVVQEIDEAVLQVGQINGIVSNEEVLGRIFSVFCVGK, encoded by the coding sequence ATCAGTGATACAATCACTGCCATTTCTACGGCTCCTGGAATGGGAGCCATAGGAATCGTTCGAATCTCAGGTCCTGCAACTCTTACCATTTCATCCCAATTTCTTTACTACAATAACTCTCCACTCACACAAGAACGAATTCGCAAATCATCTAGGCAATCACTGTTTTGTGAATTCCGAAATGATTCAGTTCTCATAGACAAAATTATTTATACATTTTACCCGAATCCTAATTCGTTCACAGGTGAGGATGTAGCTGAGTTCCACTTTCACGGCAATCCAATTCTATTGCGGCAAGTCATTGATCTTTTTGTCACCGAAGGAATTCGTCCTGCTGCACCCGGTGAATTTACGAAAAGGGCTTTTCTAAATGGAAAAATGGATCTGACTGAGGCAGAAGCAATCGGTAGACTTATCCATTCTAGATCAAGATTCGAATTAGAACTATCACAAAAGAATTTATTTGGAGACCTACATAAACTAACATCGAGATTGCGAAGTGAATTGATTGGAATTAAGGCAGAATGTGAAGCGGAAATTGATTTCTCGACCGAAGACCTTACATTTGAATCACTAGAAGAAAGAAGGGAACGAATTGTCAAAATCCAGACACTTTGTTCGAATATTCTAGTCAAGTCATCCAAAGCGGACAACTTGATATCTAAATCAAGAGTCGTTTTGTTCGGTGAACCTAATGTTGGTAAGTCGAGTCTGATGAACCAGCTGCTTGGTCAAGATCGTTCCATTATTTCCGATATTCCAGGTACGACTCGAGATTATATATCTGAGGATATGAGCATTTCTGGAATTCCCATACAGCTCGTAGATACTGCGGGAATTCGTGAAACCAATGATTCTATAGAAAAGTTAGGGATCAATCAAAGTCTCCGCGAAGCAGAAAATGCAAACCTGAAGCTGTTTATTTTGGATTCATCTAAGCCAATGAATCTTGATCAATGGATGGAAACGAATCGTTTGTATCTTACCTCATCTATATTGGTAATCAATAAAGTAGATATTTCTCATACTTCCTGGAAAGAAGAAAATCTCTTTGAACGATTGAAGTTAATATTAGTTGATAATGGCAATCTAAATGGTATCATTGAACTATCTTGTAAAACAGGACAAGGTGTAGACCAGCTGATTCGTTTGATAGAAGAGCGTTTGTCTGATTCAAGTTTAACCGAAGAATATGTGATGCTAGAAGATCGACATAAATACCATTTCCAACAGATAGTATCAGCTCTTAGTCGAGCAAATGATTTAATTATCAATCAGGCACCTGCAGAAATTGTAGTTCAAGAAATTGATGAAGCCGTATTGCAAGTAGGGCAGATCAATGGAATTGTATCCAATGAAGAAGTGTTAGGTCGTATATTTTCAGTTTTCTGTGTTGGTAAATAG
- the jag gene encoding RNA-binding cell elongation regulator Jag/EloR translates to MNNYIFEAEGKSRSEAEEITLKTLRLEPGDLRFEVVESGKSGFLGITQKKPAVVRAYVSNKDIPSEKIIHGVILTILNKMDIDAEVVGMGDVDGKIYVELASKESGLIIGKRGSTLDALQFILNLMVDSKIRHGRKIVLDIESYRDKRELSLIRLGKSVASQVVKTGKSRLLEPMNPFERRIIHMALQEDEKVFTRSEGNGTFKKVRVISMKDKHKYKDVEPAKKGFPQGLPAEDEEFFE, encoded by the coding sequence ATGAATAATTATATTTTCGAAGCAGAAGGAAAATCTAGATCAGAAGCAGAAGAAATTACGCTTAAAACTCTACGATTGGAACCAGGTGATCTTAGGTTTGAAGTCGTAGAATCTGGTAAATCTGGATTTCTTGGAATCACTCAGAAAAAACCAGCAGTCGTTCGTGCTTACGTCTCGAACAAAGATATACCATCTGAAAAGATCATACATGGTGTGATTCTTACAATTTTGAATAAGATGGATATTGATGCAGAAGTTGTTGGTATGGGTGATGTTGATGGCAAGATCTATGTTGAACTTGCAAGTAAAGAATCAGGGTTGATCATTGGCAAGAGAGGATCCACCCTTGATGCTCTTCAATTCATTCTGAATCTTATGGTTGATTCCAAGATTCGACATGGAAGGAAAATTGTCTTGGACATCGAATCTTACCGAGATAAGAGGGAATTATCGCTCATTCGATTAGGTAAATCTGTTGCATCTCAAGTAGTAAAAACTGGAAAGTCAAGATTGCTTGAACCAATGAATCCTTTTGAAAGAAGAATCATTCATATGGCGCTGCAAGAGGATGAGAAAGTATTTACCAGATCAGAAGGCAATGGAACATTCAAAAAAGTTCGCGTGATCTCAATGAAGGATAAGCACAAATACAAAGATGTCGAACCTGCTAAGAAAGGATTCCCACAAGGACTTCCTGCGGAGGATGAAGAGTTCTTTGAATGA
- the yidC gene encoding membrane protein insertase YidC, whose protein sequence is MQDRQGRLFLALFLSLGIWMGIQYVFFPPEPITKQDESAQSDALTESQEAEKAAENPKKSEIKPVVSADIKPVDPSSVKKFYIKTAPYLIELSSLGGKINQFYIKNHKEPDGTELQIVKDPDKHTIEFDGEKYQAIEISRGNGFDFNPIFDKENIPSSDFNGINFAGSFDKENLTITFEGLSLDKSYLLRKIFKFFPDENYFSYKMEIVNRSNNVITLADKKRNLYFRSFGSLGPVTKAQDDMSDRDMANFFRYYYLDGSFKDYLDGTTTEGFFSNFFGSKPEDNRFEIQKGTGEGLDFAGTGSRYFIAVLDPLGENKPDGVLLDNRAKNRTGVLMIYDSLVIEPGKSESFDYAAYVGIREADGMAFRDPKIDPKQNKQSIFVGLSDALDKSFNQGLTTPFRNGIVWILKKIYTYVIPNYGWGIIIFAILFKLAFFPLNQKQAESMKKMQELSPQIKEINEKYEKDPQVKQQKIMELYKKNKVNPMGGCLPMLIQIPIFIALYTAFSDTVDLWESPFLWVNDLSEPDTIYQLPAMFGMGGLNINALPLVMVGSQFLQSRLTVSTADPNQKMMMYFMPVIMLYFFWAMPAGVTLYWTMQNILSILQQLWTNKFGKDAKLKKLSDSGDGKASNLPSANNQKPAVRRTPPPRGRRKK, encoded by the coding sequence ATGCAAGATAGACAAGGTCGATTATTTCTAGCGTTATTCTTAAGTTTAGGTATATGGATGGGCATCCAGTATGTCTTTTTCCCACCTGAACCAATCACCAAACAAGATGAATCTGCGCAATCGGATGCATTGACAGAATCACAAGAAGCTGAAAAGGCTGCAGAGAATCCGAAAAAATCTGAAATCAAACCAGTCGTTAGTGCGGATATCAAACCTGTAGATCCAAGTTCTGTCAAAAAATTCTATATTAAGACAGCACCATACTTAATTGAATTAAGTTCACTTGGCGGTAAGATCAATCAATTCTATATAAAGAACCATAAAGAACCAGATGGTACTGAGCTTCAAATTGTTAAAGATCCAGATAAACATACGATCGAATTCGATGGTGAAAAGTACCAAGCAATTGAAATTTCGAGAGGCAATGGATTTGATTTCAATCCGATTTTTGATAAAGAAAATATTCCTAGCTCGGATTTTAACGGAATCAACTTTGCTGGAAGTTTTGATAAAGAAAATCTAACCATCACTTTCGAAGGTTTGTCTCTAGATAAAAGTTATTTACTTCGCAAAATATTTAAATTTTTTCCAGATGAGAATTATTTTTCCTACAAAATGGAAATTGTAAACCGTTCAAACAATGTAATAACTCTTGCTGACAAAAAAAGAAATCTATATTTTCGATCCTTCGGAAGCCTTGGCCCTGTAACTAAGGCTCAAGATGATATGAGTGATCGAGATATGGCAAACTTTTTTCGATACTACTATCTTGATGGATCTTTCAAAGACTATTTGGATGGAACTACAACTGAAGGTTTCTTTTCCAATTTTTTTGGAAGTAAGCCAGAAGATAATCGATTTGAAATCCAGAAAGGAACTGGTGAAGGCTTGGACTTCGCGGGAACCGGAAGTCGATATTTTATTGCCGTATTAGACCCATTAGGTGAGAACAAACCGGATGGTGTTTTGTTGGACAACCGTGCGAAGAACAGAACAGGTGTCTTAATGATTTATGACAGTTTAGTGATTGAGCCTGGAAAGTCCGAGAGTTTTGACTATGCTGCCTATGTTGGAATCAGAGAAGCGGACGGAATGGCTTTTCGGGATCCGAAAATTGATCCTAAACAGAATAAACAATCCATCTTCGTTGGGTTAAGTGATGCATTGGATAAGTCTTTCAATCAAGGACTTACCACTCCATTCAGAAATGGAATTGTATGGATTCTCAAGAAAATCTATACATATGTGATTCCGAATTATGGTTGGGGAATTATTATTTTTGCGATTTTGTTCAAGCTTGCCTTCTTTCCATTGAATCAGAAGCAAGCTGAGAGCATGAAGAAGATGCAAGAGCTCTCACCTCAGATCAAAGAAATCAATGAAAAATACGAAAAAGATCCACAAGTTAAACAACAAAAAATCATGGAGTTGTATAAGAAGAACAAAGTGAACCCAATGGGCGGATGTCTTCCGATGCTGATCCAGATTCCGATCTTTATCGCATTGTATACAGCTTTCTCTGACACAGTGGACTTATGGGAATCTCCTTTTCTCTGGGTGAATGATCTCAGTGAACCAGATACGATCTATCAATTGCCTGCAATGTTTGGTATGGGTGGATTGAATATCAATGCATTGCCACTTGTAATGGTTGGTTCTCAATTCCTACAATCTAGACTCACAGTTTCTACTGCAGATCCTAATCAGAAGATGATGATGTATTTTATGCCAGTCATCATGTTGTATTTTTTCTGGGCTATGCCTGCTGGAGTTACTCTTTATTGGACGATGCAGAACATTTTGTCCATCTTGCAACAGTTATGGACTAATAAATTTGGAAAAGATGCTAAATTGAAAAAATTATCTGATTCAGGTGATGGCAAAGCAAGCAATCTTCCGAGTGCTAATAATCAGAAGCCAGCTGTTCGCAGAACACCGCCACCACGCGGACGAAGAAAGAAATAA
- the yidD gene encoding membrane protein insertion efficiency factor YidD yields the protein MNRIFIFLIGLYKKFISPLLPGACRFTPTCSDYSMLAFQNYSFPKAMYLSIHRILRCNPLSQGYEDPLPLPTKKS from the coding sequence ATGAACCGAATTTTTATATTTCTTATTGGGTTGTACAAAAAGTTCATTTCGCCACTTCTACCAGGTGCCTGTCGCTTCACTCCTACTTGTTCCGATTATAGCATGTTAGCATTTCAAAATTATTCCTTTCCTAAAGCGATGTATCTTAGCATTCATAGGATACTTCGCTGCAATCCTCTGTCCCAAGGGTATGAGGATCCACTACCACTTCCAACTAAAAAGAGTTAA
- the rnpA gene encoding ribonuclease P protein component encodes MRITDTLRNRTRIRDLFKKSKKISQFPITVLYTNNQLGHTELLYCSDRSSRRAVDRNRTKRILRAISFENEKNFPNGFDIAVIANKAIEKLEFPDRVQLLAKALRKMEK; translated from the coding sequence ATTAGGATTACGGACACACTCAGGAATAGGACCAGAATTCGGGATCTTTTCAAGAAATCTAAGAAAATTTCCCAATTTCCGATCACAGTCCTTTATACGAACAACCAGCTTGGACATACCGAGCTCCTCTACTGCTCAGATCGATCATCTCGCAGAGCCGTAGATCGTAACCGAACGAAAAGGATTCTTCGAGCAATCAGCTTCGAAAACGAAAAGAACTTTCCCAACGGTTTCGACATCGCAGTGATCGCCAATAAGGCAATCGAAAAGTTGGAATTTCCTGATCGTGTGCAATTACTTGCTAAGGCTCTTAGGAAAATGGAAAAATGA
- the rpmH gene encoding 50S ribosomal protein L34, producing the protein MKRTFQPSKIRRARTHGFRARMATVGGRNVLSRRRKKGRHKLTVSDEKVGRKF; encoded by the coding sequence ATGAAAAGAACTTTTCAACCATCTAAGATCAGAAGGGCAAGAACCCATGGTTTTCGTGCCAGAATGGCGACTGTAGGAGGACGTAATGTCCTCTCAAGAAGAAGAAAGAAGGGTCGACACAAATTGACCGTTTCTGATGAGAAAGTCGGACGTAAATTCTAA
- a CDS encoding TolC family protein, whose amino-acid sequence MRPICFLLFLIGNAYFTVFAQSISDIKDLDWETCMREATIGNPDLSIARAELEKSVFENRKAYANFVPQINAIGSFRRSENLLQNSTSNNTDPLVAAIRNNQNSTNNSGNNLNNQDPSVLRIGENTGPFDRFSIGLSADQNLFAGLKDVGELDRTSSIVRVNQKILEDTKLRVSFELSSAFSQTLYAQALMDLSKIIYDRRIMNRNMVKLRYEGGREHKGSYLLSEAAVGQAKFELEQAERLWQTNSAELFRVMGRDYNKPIRVIGALETPTPPNRPNMTKIAETHPQVQQEQARVKAAQAGINIADSQFYPSLGWNASVSQQDEKWLPNPRSYSIGVSVTYPLFAGGRDYYNSKIARKEMERTRHQLQKTKNQLTATLEQTFQNFITTSDNVAVLANFFEAAETRAKIARAQYSNGLLPFENWDIIESDLIQRQRSLLAGRRDAKIAEANWLRNSGQNLLP is encoded by the coding sequence GTGAGACCAATATGTTTTCTATTATTCCTAATTGGTAATGCGTACTTTACAGTATTCGCCCAATCAATATCTGATATCAAAGATTTGGACTGGGAGACATGTATGCGTGAGGCAACGATTGGAAATCCAGATCTATCCATCGCACGCGCAGAATTAGAAAAATCAGTCTTTGAGAATCGAAAAGCATATGCCAATTTTGTACCGCAAATCAATGCGATTGGATCCTTTCGACGTTCCGAAAATTTATTACAAAATTCAACTAGCAACAACACAGATCCCTTAGTTGCAGCGATTCGAAACAATCAAAATTCAACGAATAACAGTGGGAATAATCTTAATAATCAAGACCCTTCTGTTCTGCGAATCGGTGAGAATACTGGTCCATTTGACAGATTTTCCATTGGGCTCAGTGCGGATCAGAATCTATTTGCAGGTCTTAAGGATGTGGGAGAATTGGATCGAACTAGCAGTATAGTTCGTGTTAACCAAAAGATTTTGGAAGATACAAAATTACGAGTAAGTTTTGAACTATCAAGTGCTTTTTCGCAGACGCTATATGCACAAGCTCTAATGGATCTATCCAAAATTATTTATGATCGCAGAATTATGAATCGTAATATGGTGAAGCTACGATATGAAGGTGGACGAGAGCATAAGGGATCTTATCTCTTGAGTGAAGCGGCTGTAGGTCAAGCAAAGTTTGAATTGGAGCAAGCTGAGAGGTTGTGGCAGACCAATAGTGCAGAACTATTTCGAGTCATGGGAAGGGATTACAACAAACCAATTCGAGTCATAGGAGCATTAGAAACTCCAACTCCACCTAATAGACCGAATATGACAAAAATAGCAGAAACACATCCTCAAGTTCAGCAAGAACAGGCACGGGTCAAAGCAGCTCAAGCTGGAATCAATATAGCAGACAGCCAATTCTATCCAAGTCTAGGTTGGAACGCGTCTGTGTCTCAGCAAGATGAGAAGTGGCTACCCAATCCAAGATCTTATTCAATTGGTGTAAGTGTCACCTATCCGCTGTTCGCTGGCGGTCGCGACTATTACAACTCGAAAATTGCAAGAAAAGAAATGGAACGAACAAGGCATCAATTGCAGAAAACGAAAAATCAACTCACAGCAACTCTTGAGCAGACCTTTCAAAATTTTATCACAACCTCAGACAATGTTGCGGTTCTAGCTAATTTTTTTGAAGCAGCAGAGACAAGGGCAAAAATTGCCAGAGCTCAATATTCTAACGGACTATTGCCTTTTGAAAATTGGGATATAATCGAGAGTGATCTCATCCAGAGGCAGAGAAGTCTGCTCGCAGGAAGACGTGATGCAAAAATAGCAGAAGCCAATTGGCTTCGAAATAGTGGACAAAACCTTCTACCATGA
- a CDS encoding efflux RND transporter periplasmic adaptor subunit — MKITKQKLLLLLIMIVIGIGITYYLYGGTTESIQYRPYQVSEEPLEITVRASGTVSPMNRLEIKPPVAGRIETILIQEGQNVRKGQILAWMSSTERAALLDAARAKGPEEVKEWEDLYKPTPVMAPLSGLVIANFINPGQTVTQQDPLIVLSDYLIVRAQVDETDLAKIRVNQIATITIDSFQSEKIKAKVRHIAYEALIVNNVTVYEVEVAPESKSEIMRSGMSATIDFQVASKDKTIMVPFEAIKKNSQGFSYVNVASQNSKNSNWIPEERVITIGLSDETMIEIIDGLESNEIVLIEEKIKANNPQTKSSNPLTPTRIPKR, encoded by the coding sequence ATGAAAATTACAAAACAAAAACTACTACTTCTGCTGATCATGATCGTAATTGGTATCGGCATAACGTACTATCTATACGGTGGAACAACAGAATCTATTCAATATAGACCATACCAAGTATCAGAAGAGCCTTTAGAGATAACAGTTAGAGCATCCGGAACTGTAAGTCCAATGAATCGCTTAGAGATCAAGCCACCGGTTGCTGGACGAATAGAGACCATACTTATACAAGAAGGACAAAATGTTCGCAAAGGGCAGATTCTTGCCTGGATGAGTTCAACGGAACGTGCAGCTTTATTGGATGCGGCGCGAGCAAAAGGTCCAGAGGAAGTAAAGGAATGGGAAGATTTATATAAACCGACACCTGTTATGGCTCCACTCAGCGGACTTGTCATCGCGAATTTTATAAATCCTGGACAAACTGTAACTCAGCAAGATCCACTCATCGTTTTGTCAGATTATCTAATAGTTCGTGCACAAGTTGATGAGACTGACCTTGCAAAGATACGAGTAAATCAAATCGCAACAATAACTATCGATTCTTTTCAATCAGAAAAAATCAAAGCTAAAGTTCGCCATATCGCTTATGAAGCCTTGATAGTGAATAATGTGACAGTGTATGAAGTTGAAGTAGCACCCGAATCCAAATCAGAAATTATGAGAAGCGGAATGTCTGCAACAATTGATTTTCAAGTAGCTTCAAAAGATAAAACAATCATGGTTCCCTTTGAAGCAATCAAGAAAAATTCGCAAGGCTTCAGTTATGTGAATGTCGCATCCCAAAATTCTAAAAACAGCAATTGGATTCCTGAAGAAAGAGTTATCACAATTGGACTCTCGGATGAGACTATGATTGAGATTATTGACGGACTAGAATCAAATGAGATTGTTCTCATAGAAGAGAAAATAAAGGCAAACAACCCTCAAACCAAAAGCTCAAATCCACTCACTCCAACTCGTATTCCAAAAAGATAA